In Agromyces archimandritae, one genomic interval encodes:
- the yidD gene encoding membrane protein insertion efficiency factor YidD, with protein MPAFVAVVLLLPRNLVIAVLIAYRKVISPLYGDVCRYYPSCSAYGLGSVQQRGVVIGAALAVWRILRCNPWASGGIDEVRSPARFRYRITRAGFVAPSRGVDAAAASTPGSHAGHAHASDVRATSSALAPALSRKD; from the coding sequence ATGCCTGCTTTCGTCGCCGTCGTGCTCCTCCTGCCCCGCAATCTCGTCATCGCGGTGCTCATCGCCTACCGGAAGGTGATCTCGCCCCTCTACGGCGACGTCTGCCGGTACTACCCCTCCTGCTCGGCATACGGCCTCGGATCCGTGCAGCAGCGCGGGGTCGTCATCGGCGCCGCCCTCGCTGTCTGGCGCATCCTCCGCTGCAACCCGTGGGCCTCCGGCGGCATCGACGAGGTGCGTTCGCCGGCACGGTTCCGGTACCGGATCACGCGTGCGGGCTTCGTGGCGCCTTCGCGCGGTGTGGATGCCGCTGCGGCATCCACACCCGGCTCGCACGCCGGCCATGCCCACGCTTCTGACGTCCGCGCCACGTCGTCGGCCCTCGCCCCCGCACTGTCCCGAAAGGACTGA
- the yidC gene encoding membrane protein insertase YidC, producing MDIIGIILWPIKWVIELILVAFHSMWTFFGLDADGGVTWVLSIVGLVIVVRAALIPVFVRQIKNQRRMLEVAPQLKKIQDKYKGKKDQFSREAMSRETMDLYKKTGTNPMSSCLPLLLQMPIFFGLFSVLNDAQHDKAGVGLFSQELANSFANSEFFGAPLKSTLINAVNAGGPWQVIVIAVIMIVLMTASQFFTQLQIVSKNMSPETKASPMFRQQRVLLYLLPFVFLFSGVAFPLGVMFYWLVSNFWTMGQQFVVIRNMPTPGSDAAKAREARLAKKGKLPAEEQSTIVVEEKKPVQRQQPVSKSRSKKQQKRK from the coding sequence ATGGACATCATCGGAATCATCCTCTGGCCCATCAAATGGGTCATCGAGCTCATCCTCGTGGCCTTCCACTCGATGTGGACCTTCTTCGGCCTCGATGCCGACGGCGGCGTCACCTGGGTGCTCTCGATCGTCGGCCTCGTCATCGTCGTCCGGGCCGCGCTCATCCCCGTCTTCGTGCGGCAGATCAAGAACCAGCGGCGGATGCTCGAGGTCGCCCCGCAGCTGAAGAAGATCCAGGACAAGTACAAGGGAAAGAAGGACCAGTTCTCGCGCGAGGCCATGTCGCGCGAGACGATGGACCTCTACAAGAAGACCGGCACGAACCCGATGTCTTCGTGCCTGCCTCTGCTCCTGCAGATGCCGATCTTCTTCGGCCTGTTCTCGGTGCTGAACGACGCCCAGCACGATAAGGCCGGCGTCGGCCTGTTCAGCCAGGAGCTCGCCAACTCCTTCGCGAACTCCGAGTTCTTCGGCGCTCCGCTGAAGTCGACCCTCATCAACGCCGTGAACGCCGGCGGCCCCTGGCAGGTCATCGTCATCGCCGTCATCATGATCGTGCTCATGACCGCCTCGCAGTTCTTCACCCAGCTGCAGATCGTCTCGAAGAACATGTCGCCCGAAACTAAGGCGAGCCCGATGTTCCGCCAGCAGCGCGTGCTGCTCTACCTGCTCCCCTTCGTGTTCCTGTTCTCCGGCGTCGCGTTCCCCCTCGGTGTCATGTTCTACTGGCTCGTCTCGAACTTCTGGACCATGGGCCAGCAGTTCGTCGTCATCCGGAACATGCCCACGCCCGGCTCCGACGCGGCGAAGGCCCGCGAGGCCCGCCTGGCCAAGAAGGGCAAGCTGCCAGCCGAAGAGCAGTCGACGATCGTCGTCGAGGAGAAGAAGCCCGTGCAGCGCCAGCAGCCCGTGAGCAAGTCGCGCTCCAAGAAGCAGCAGAAGAGGAAATGA
- a CDS encoding protein jag: MTDVQPEAESRSLSQLEEEGDIAADYIEELLDICDLDGDIDIDARNGRAYVSVNAGDGANLRVLSKPETVSALQELTRLAVQTKSGAFSRLILDIGGSRDARRSELEILVARSLERIENGAAEAALPPMSSYERKLVHDLVAEGGFHSESRGEGAERHTVITRSA, from the coding sequence ATGACCGACGTCCAGCCCGAAGCAGAATCCCGATCCCTCAGCCAGCTCGAGGAAGAGGGTGACATCGCCGCGGATTACATCGAGGAGCTGCTCGACATCTGCGACCTCGACGGCGACATCGACATCGATGCCCGGAACGGCCGCGCCTACGTCTCGGTCAACGCCGGCGACGGCGCGAACCTCCGCGTACTGTCGAAGCCCGAGACGGTCAGTGCCCTCCAGGAGCTGACGCGCCTGGCCGTGCAGACCAAGAGCGGCGCGTTCTCGCGGCTCATCCTCGACATCGGGGGTTCGCGCGACGCCCGCCGTTCGGAGCTCGAGATACTCGTGGCCCGCTCGCTCGAGCGCATCGAGAACGGTGCCGCCGAGGCGGCGCTTCCTCCGATGTCGTCGTACGAGCGCAAGCTCGTGCACGACCTCGTCGCGGAGGGCGGCTTCCACTCCGAGTCGCGCGGCGAGGGAGCCGAACGGCACACGGTCATCACGCGTTCGGCGTGA
- the rsmG gene encoding 16S rRNA (guanine(527)-N(7))-methyltransferase RsmG: protein MDAGAGSPALEPEPAAAARLFGERIELARAFAAALASRGEELGLIGPLELPRLWTRHLLNSALVAPLLRPGRVGDIGSGAGLPGLVLAIARPDVDFVLIEPMERRVAWLESQVEELGLRNVTVLRARAEDAKLRGELDQVTARAVSALRTLIPITAPLLKSGGELVLMKGASVENEIAAAEKPMRKYGVRDAEVIVLGEGIVPDSEVTRVFRARVA from the coding sequence ATGGACGCCGGCGCCGGCTCCCCCGCGCTCGAGCCGGAGCCGGCCGCTGCGGCCAGGCTGTTCGGCGAGCGGATCGAGCTCGCGCGCGCGTTCGCCGCGGCGCTCGCCTCGCGGGGCGAGGAGCTCGGCCTGATCGGGCCGCTCGAGCTGCCGCGTCTGTGGACGAGGCATCTGCTGAACAGCGCACTCGTCGCTCCCCTGCTCCGGCCGGGTCGCGTCGGCGACATCGGCAGCGGTGCGGGGCTACCCGGGCTCGTGCTGGCCATCGCCCGGCCCGACGTCGACTTCGTGCTCATCGAGCCGATGGAGCGCCGGGTCGCCTGGCTCGAATCCCAGGTGGAGGAGCTCGGCCTGCGGAACGTGACCGTGCTGCGCGCCCGGGCCGAGGACGCGAAGCTCCGGGGCGAACTCGACCAGGTGACGGCCCGGGCTGTGAGCGCCCTCCGCACCCTGATCCCGATCACCGCTCCCCTCCTGAAGTCGGGCGGCGAACTCGTGCTCATGAAGGGTGCGAGCGTCGAGAACGAGATCGCAGCGGCCGAGAAACCCATGCGAAAGTATGGGGTTCGGGATGCCGAGGTGATCGTGCTCGGTGAGGGCATCGTGCCCGACAGCGAGGTCACCCGCGTGTTCCGCGCGCGCGTCGCGTGA
- a CDS encoding VOC family protein, with translation MTGREGRNEDAHECDREPGIAVHPHAAGYAAVTGASTQRLSRCGFVEGTLTRHGEENVGSASGQDPVTEGERAAVILWTDDAPAGYRRLLELGARPVKEPEPWLGRLLIVWVKDPDGRLIQVVQDKPTA, from the coding sequence ATGACAGGTCGCGAAGGGCGCAACGAAGACGCCCACGAGTGCGATCGCGAACCAGGTATCGCCGTCCATCCCCATGCCGCAGGCTATGCCGCGGTGACGGGTGCGTCTACGCAGCGACTTTCGCGGTGTGGGTTCGTAGAGGGAACCCTCACGCGGCATGGCGAAGAGAACGTCGGATCGGCCTCGGGCCAGGACCCCGTGACCGAGGGCGAACGAGCAGCCGTCATCCTCTGGACCGACGATGCGCCGGCCGGATACCGGCGACTGCTCGAGCTCGGCGCACGACCGGTGAAGGAGCCCGAGCCGTGGTTGGGACGCCTCCTGATCGTATGGGTCAAGGATCCCGACGGCCGCCTGATCCAGGTTGTGCAGGACAAGCCCACAGCATGA